The DNA region GAATAATAGATTTGGAGTTGAGCAAAAGAGGCCATAAAAAAGAAGATATAACAAACTTGAGGCTAATAAGTAACAAAGGAAGTTGGGTTTGTGGAGCATCAATTAAACATTAACGTTTTTGTCTGCAGAGATCATTTCAACAGGTTAACGCCGATTGTTATACATTATTATAGATGATGTATAACACTTTGGACAATGCGCAACATGACGTAATATAAATAATGTGTTGTTTCCTGAATGAAGCCTCAAAATGTTCAGACAAACACATTATGAATGCTCATAGTTACGTAACCAGGAGTCATTTTACGTCATATAGGGCACTATTCGCCATGATCACAAGCTTAATTTGACATGACTTAAGTCATGGATGTTCCTCGCAGTCACGACGACTAAAATTGGATGAAAATAAGACAAGTGCGTCATGAAACGAAAACAATAATAAGTTGGACAAGGACACTTGTCGACCATAGCTATCATTGTCCAAGACGGATGTTGCAAATTATTTCAAGATGTTAAATGGTTACAGGTCAGCCTTTTGGCCACCGTGCGTTGTTTCTccatagctgtttttttttttttagctgaccTTCCTGACAATAAGGTTACTTAACCTGTTTGTTAGCTTGTCGCCAATCGAGCCCAGGCTCAGGTCGCGGCCTACTGCTTTACGCAACCTCGCGCTTGGCTCATTTGGTGGAAATTGCGCAATATAAATTAGAATAATAATGATTATAATTGACAATACCTTCACACAGTCGATGGGATACATGAGGCAGTGCTCCATGATTCCTGCCACGGCTCCGGCCAGCATGTGGGTGCCGGTGGTGGCTCCGCGGGGAAGCCCCTCATAGTCCACGTCCGCCTCGATCGAGCACTCCGCGGTAGGTCGACAAAACGCCGGGGAAAAGTCCTGTTCTCCGGTCACCCTCGCGGGTAAAGCCCCGACCAATCCTCCCGCGGTGCCCAGCAGCCTGCCGCCCAGCCATCGAACGTCTGTCCCGGTCGCGACCCGGTTGTCGACCCCCGGCGAGTCTAGCGACGTGCGCCGGGACACGAAGCCGCCCGCTTCCATTTAGATGCGGGGAAACGCAATCAAGGCAGGCAGCGACCCTCCTTTCCGTGGAGTCTCGTGGGcacgaccaccaccaccagtgCCGCCGAGCAGAGGTACTCACTTGGCGGCTTGGCGGGCTACTCAACCCGGACCCAGCCTCCACCAGTAGCTGGGACTGGGCGGGACAATGTCCGTGACGTCTCATAATATCTCTCAGATGATTGGACAATACGATACGCAATCCCTTACAGCCCGTTTCATTGGccagtgtgtctttttttttccaagaaggcGGGCCTATAAACGCAAAACACTACattttgatgcattttattaaTCGAAGTCAATAATtagatttgaatttgagtgaTATTGTTACTTCTAGTATAATATCCGCGAAATAATGCTgtgaatgtatgaatttttaatgCTGGTACCCTTTTATTTGACCATAAAACGGGTTTGGGTGGGACATTAATGTATACGTCACAAAACTCCTTGCTGATGATTGGTTGCaatgacagccaatcacatacAGCTCGTTTCATTGGCGAATCCGATATGTTGGCAGCGCTCACATAAAATTGAGGTTTGATTCTGATCAAGACCACATTGTTAACTGATTTTGCCCATATTTGGAATCATGTTTTAACACATTACAGCTCACAGGCAGTAACAAGCATATATTCACTATGTCATGATCCGATTCTAGTCCCGATTTTTACTGTGACAATGAATAAAAGCAGCTTCCCGAGGGCATCCAAAAAGCTGCTCCAGAAATCGGCCACGTATTCCGTGACGTAATGACGTCGTGCCGACCGGAAGTAGGACGTTCACGTTCTTGCACAGGCTGCACTTTTTCTTGCCTCCTTTTCATACGTTATTATTCATTTgtgtcacttgaaaaaaaaaacattttttaaatcacattttctaTCGAAGGAAGAAAAATCGGACTGTGTCGTCACGGCCGAGGAGCTGCTTCTCACGGTAGGTTTAAATGACGCCATGATATGCATTGCTTTGGCTGGTGCATGCTAAAGTCCACAACTGGGACGTGCATATGGAGCATCTTTATTTTTAGATCAGGCGAAATATAAAAGCTTGGTCACAAATGGCACCTAGAGAGGCTTGTTATTCATATTTAATAGCGTGTTAGATAATCACGGAGTTGTTGTAAAGAGGCAACGCCGTCACTGTGTGGCCCTTCCACATTTCCATAAAACACATGATGATGCCGGACTTGTATGActgtaatttttgttgttggcgTCGTAATGGTGATAAACAATGCAACCATGGAAATTATTATAACTAATAAATTCAGTGTGCGAACTAACATCTAACTACTCAAACTACGGGGTGAGAGCGACGTGCTGATGGAAAACCAgtgatattattattttttttttgccacacaaAGGGGCACATATGACAGTAaaaggaatgtgtgtgtgcgtgttttcagCCACCTCTTTACAAATGCGAGTAACTGACTCATATCTGTCAAAAAGTGATGACTCTCATTTTGACAACTAGCTACTCTAATTAACAAACTACTGTAATCACCAGAGCCTACCATCTAATGATCTACTCTAAATAACTGCAGTAATTAACCAAACAACTATTCTTATTTACTAATCTACTACTGTAACTAACTAGTCATACAACGAAACAGACCTGCGCAAATGTAAACCAGTAGTTAATCAATTAGCTACTGTAACTAATCGACTAACTACACTAAAATTAGTACAGCTAACGACTTTACTGTAACCAATAAACTAGTTACTGCATCTAACCAACAAATCGCTGAATAACTAAATACTGAAGCTAAACAACCTCACTAATATAAGAGATGACAACCTAATTGCTATGATTAAGTAATAAACTAGCTTCCTTAATGAATAAACAACTAGCACTAACTAGTTATTATGACTAACTAATAAACTAACAGCTGTGGATAACCAACTACTCTTATTAACCAACTAATTAAAACAGCAGACAAATAATAATTTAGCTACTAGAACCAACCACCAAACAAACTACTTTGACTAACTATGGTAGCTTACCACCTAACTCCGGTTACTAACTTGCCACTTGAACTCACCAACTAAGTAGTATGACTAACCCAATGAACTACTGTAGCTAAACAACCTCACTAATTAACCGTAATAGCTAACAACCTAACTACTGATTAACTAATAAACTAGCTTCCGTCATGAATAAAGTGGTAGTGAACCATCAGTCTAATAAACAACTAACTACATGACACTAAAACCTGTATACCACTAGTTAACCACATTACTGTGACTAAATAACTAGGTACTGCATCTAACCAACAAATACTGTGGCTGAATAACTAAATACTGTAGCTAAACAACCTCACTGACTAACGATAATAGCTAACAACCTAACTACTGATTAACTAATAAACTAGATTCCTTCATGAATAAAGTGGGAGTGAACCACCAGTCTAATACACTACACGACATTAAAACTAGTATATCACTAGTTAACCACATTACTTTGACTAACTAGCTACTACTGTATATCTAACCAACAAATACTGTAGCTGAATAACTACACAATGTTACTAAAAAAACCTCACTCACTAACCATAATAGTGAACAACCCCACTGCTATGCTTAACGAATAAACTAGCTTCTTTCATTAATAAACTGGTAGGGAACCACCAGCCTAATAAACAACTAGCACCAACTTGGTATTATGACTAACTAATAAACTAACTGGTGCAGATAACCAACTACTGTTATTAACCAAGTAATTACAACAGCAGACTAATAATAAATTAGCTACTAGAACCAACCAACCACCCAACTAACTACTTTGACTAACTACGGTAGCTAACCACCTAACTGCGGTTCCTAACTTGCCACTTGAACTTACCAAGTAAGTAGTATGACTCTCCAATGAACTATTGTAGCTAATCACACGATAAACTAACTAGTGAAGCTAACTAACCCACTACCCTGAGACTGACTAGTAAGCTAACTCCTGAAGCTATTTTGGCCCCTGCCACGTTCCATagaacatgactgcaaaattCTTcagttgcgtgtttttttttttttttttttttttaacacaggtcACAGTTGCGCGCGGGAGCTTCCACGACCATGAGGTGACGACCGTGCGCTTCAACAAACCCGCGCCGTGGACATATGGCACGGTAACGCACTTCCAACGCCGATCCACGCCCGTCGTCCGTTTTCAGCATACTCCAGAGGACAAATAGCTCTCGCTTTGTGTTTCGCGTGTCCACCCCAGGATCACGTTGTGGTTCCTGCCGGCGTCCTGGTACTGCGGCGTGGCCCCCAGGCAGAAGCTGGTGCTGCTGTTCCTGCTGGCCGCCTCGGTCCTGCTGCTCCTGGGCACCCGGCAGAGGTTCCTTTGGGGACCCTACAGGCCGCAAGGGTCTCGCTTCAGCAAGTGAGTGGGCACGTGTTCGTCAGTTTGACCACTTCGTGATCCAAAGCGCCACCCGGTTCTTGGGTTTTGTGCATTCAGGGACACAAGGATTTAATCACGCCAACATATTCTAGCAGTTATTTTGAACAGTATGTAAGCACACAAAACGTCTGAGGAAAGTGAAATTATGTTACTCCGAAAAGCTTTTGGACACAAACTGTTTCTGTTCCCTTTCCAAGACATTGAAAGAATCAAAATACCAAAGTAAGCCAGCCCCGTCTTTAGTGTTCCGTCCAAGAATGTGGAAAACATGCTCAGTTGGTTCAGCTGAGGCTTTCCCTCGGTGTAAGCAAACACGGGGCCTCGTGAGAATTTAGCAGAAAGGAGCGCAGGTGTTTGTCCTCACACGGTTCCCAGCGGTGCCCCGCCCCTCCCGACTGCTTTCAGGTACCTCTCCAGCGCCGAGTCCATGGAGGCCACCGACGTGCGGGACGCGGGCCTCAACTACGGCGTGGTGGTGGACTGCGGCAGCAGCGGCTCTCGCGTCTTCGTGTACTACTGGCCCCCCCACAACGGAAACCCCCACACGCTGCTCGACATCCGGCAGATGAGGGACCGTGACCGGCAGCCTGTCGTCAAGAAGATCAAGCCGGGTCGGGAGAGTTCTCGTATTATTCTTTTGCAGAGGAAACCATGCAAATGCAGCGTTCGCTCACTATAGGTAttcgccatcttttttttttttcttcccagggATCTCCACGCTGGCGGCGTCTCCGACCCGGGCCAGCGACTACCTGCATCCTCTGCTCAACTTCGCCGCCGAGCACGTGCCGCAGAATAAACACAAGGAGACGCCGCTGTACATCCTGTGCACGGCCGGCATGAGGCTACTGCCAGACGGGTATCTTTAACTTTACTTCCAAACACTTGAGCTCATTCACTGCCGTAAAAAGGGATGTCCCGATCCACCTTTTTCACTTCTGATCCGATAGCGGTATTTCAGCCTTAAACAGAtgtttggaattgttttttttaaagcccaagtgtcatccctatgaacattctaaaataatattgtaatgaaaaaaatacatataacattattcatttcaatatctatacgaacgaacaaataaatatgagcggagagcgcgtcatctatgcgcaaagttgcggaagtttcattcgacatcaccatattggctgcatcttctgcctgtgatgtcacactgggacattcgccattgaaaacatgctgttgCCCCCACTATGGTacacgaacacgccccttctgacacagaagctcttttcaaagaagagatcATCTCACAACAGACTgaaggcaatattacccaatcatttcgagccatatttagacgatacgcggatcacggccaaaccacctccccgtccgatcttccgcggcagagatgagccaccccggccgaaagCGTGATCGCGGCGGACGAGGCACAGCTTCGGACGCCGCCGACGGCTACatccacacatttagcacccctgacttagatgcgcagatcttttgttacattctgagaggattacgcccccctcccaactattattttatttagtagctgtatacacaccttacctgttatttggaaccctcgaagctctcgtccttggcacctgtgcaatccatttgtcacgatgaaccggatcttttggaaaagtatgaagagcgaatccatcctcccgagtgttcgagcaatacaCAGCAATACTACGAgcccgcattttggctaacatgaagcaataacgagctaccttccaggcAGGtgaaactagtataaacagacgagaccctgtacgtcacttcctgcttcttgtcaaaaacaaatctctcgacaggattttcatggcgcgagttacaaaaagcgatgtacgtcaaaatcacgttttgtggtgaaaaaacagatagGACCATTCCGCctgccttttttcattaataacatactaaaattcatgcatttcatgacagtggcactttaatgtaGCCAGCAGGCAGCCATCTTGGATGACCTGGTGAGCGACATTCCTCAGGACTTTGACTTCCTCTTTTCCCGCTCTCATGCCGAAGTCATCTCTGGCAAGCAGGAAGGTAAGACAACACTTAAACTATCACGTTTGTCATCTCTATACATGCattcagctttaaaaaaaaaaaaaacaacaacgcttCGATGTGGTAAAGCGGCGCTTTTTATAAACATatctatttttcaatttttgtgctTTCTGCAATGTGctaagatggtgccaaagcctGGTTTAATTGAAAAATAGTGCTTCGGTGCCACCCACCCTATGGCATATACAAGCAATTACAACCCCTTTTAAGGACTCTTTGCGGTTTGCAACAGGACTAATAAGAACTCTTCCCTTCACTTCAACGTAGTTCCTTGGtcccatcttgtggcattttgggaTGTTTCcgtaataatacaaaaatgagTGAAATTAGCAAATAAATGGGTGAGCAATAATGAGTTTTTGTTCCCTTTTCCAAAGGCGTTTATGCATGGATCGGGATCAACTTTGTGTTGGGCCGCTTCGACCACGCCGACGAAGGTGAGGAAGCGGCACATGCAGCCGCCACTGCGGCGTGCCCAATTTAAGGTTTAAAACACCTTTTACGCGGCACAGAGGACGCCACGGTGGAGGTGACCACAGGCTCGCAGCACCAGCCGCCAATGAGCCGCCGGCGCACCGTGGGCATCATGGATATGGGCGGAGCTTCGCTACAGATCGCCTACGAGGTGCCCGGCGCCATCACCTTCAGCTCGCCGCAAGAGGTCTGAGAGGCGCCCCCGCTTCTGATTGCTAATACTGTAACCCTCGAACTACCGTAACTAAATTTAACTACTATTACCAACTTTATAAATAATTTACTGACACAAAGTACTATCATTGACTGAATAACCAAATATAAAGCTGTGGTAATTAGCCAACTACCGTCCCCAACTAATTAAATAATGGTTGCTAATGGTAGCTAACCAATGACTTTGTCCAACAAACTAACTACTGAAACCAACTAACTAAAAGTTTTAATTACTGTAGCCAGCAAATTACTTCCACTAATTACCGTAAGCAACTTATTAACTACTTTAACTAACAAGTTGAAAACTGTCATTGAATAAATAGCCAATGTCATAACTGTAGTAACTAGTCAACAATTTCTACCAATTAACTACTTTAGTAATATaatgaatgaaagaaataaGTATTTTGATTAGGTCTTTTTAACTATACTTTAGTTACTCTAACCTGAAACAACTCGGACAAAAGCTAAAAAACTACGAACCAAGTATAACTGAGTACCAAATGTGGTTAATTAATTAACTACAATAAGTAACCTATGCTGTCATGCTAATGAGCTAACCTCGTTACCGACGCCGTCGCCGCTACAGGAGGAGGCGGCCAAGGGCGTCCTGGCCGAGTTCAACCTGGGCTGCGACGTGGAGCACACGCAGCACGTGTACCGGGTCTACGTCACCACCTTCCTGGGCTTCGGCGGCAACATGGCCCGACAGCGCTACGACGACCATATCGTCAACAGCACCCTGGACAAAAACAGGTATTAAGCGGCACCACCTTTGTAGGGCTCGGTGACATGAGCTCAGAAATTGAGTTATGTATTTGAAAGGTCCCATGTTGTACCAAACCAAGGTTTTCTAGTATTTAGGATGTATAATGGCGCCTGAGTAAAAgtgaaatatgatttaaaaTGGTCCACGCTTTCCTGAGTTCCAGACGTTTGTCCGGCGAGAGACCTGTAATCAGGTCTTTCCgatttctcaagcttatctacGTCACTAGCGAAGCTCTCCGCCTACCTCTCTGCTCCCGACCCAGAGCTGTCAACGTAACGTGTTGTAGTTTGTACATGTAAAGTGACAGTATTAGGACACGGATAAAGTCTGCATTCGCTAGCCTTCCTCCGTTATTTTGTCACCTGCCAATGACGGCCACGTTTGTCGTCGGCGGGCCAGGTTGCTGACCACTCAGACGGGCCTGAGCCAAGACAAACCTTACCTGGACCCCTGCTTGCCCAAGGCCCTGTCGCACACGGTGGTCCGAGACAACCGCACCTTGCACCTGAGAGGCCTGGGAAGCTGGGCCCGCTGCCTGGAGGCCGTCCGACCCTTCCTGGGCCTCCGCAACGGCACCATGGCGGCGGCAGGGGGCGTCTACCAGGTACCGCACCTACCAGAAGTTCGGATGTTGATTGCGATTATGGTACCGTATCAAATATCCGTATTGCGATGTATCATAATTAGAAACGGGACCAAATATCAATGCTGTGGTTCAGTATCAGTTCCGGCTAAGAAAAAGGGCGTATCATATGAAATTCAAATCTCAATTTCAGTCCATTTCTAATGATTATTCCCGTTTCAGGCCCCCATCAACTTCAGCAACAGCGAGTTCTACGGCTTCTCAGAGTTTTACTACTGCATGGAAGACGTGCTGCGCATCGGCGGGCAATACGACAGCGACAAATACTCGAAGGCCGCCACGGTAATGACGCACCATCTTATACGCAAGAGAAAAGCGCagttgactattttttttgtctttgccgCGCCGACGCAGAGCTTTTGCGCCACCGAATGGTCGACA from Syngnathoides biaculeatus isolate LvHL_M chromosome 9, ASM1980259v1, whole genome shotgun sequence includes:
- the LOC133506615 gene encoding ectonucleoside triphosphate diphosphohydrolase 7-like; this encodes MARITLWFLPASWYCGVAPRQKLVLLFLLAASVLLLLGTRQRFLWGPYRPQGSRFSKYLSSAESMEATDVRDAGLNYGVVVDCGSSGSRVFVYYWPPHNGNPHTLLDIRQMRDRDRQPVVKKIKPGISTLAASPTRASDYLHPLLNFAAEHVPQNKHKETPLYILCTAGMRLLPDGQQAAILDDLVSDIPQDFDFLFSRSHAEVISGKQEGVYAWIGINFVLGRFDHADEEDATVEVTTGSQHQPPMSRRRTVGIMDMGGASLQIAYEVPGAITFSSPQEEEAAKGVLAEFNLGCDVEHTQHVYRVYVTTFLGFGGNMARQRYDDHIVNSTLDKNRLLTTQTGLSQDKPYLDPCLPKALSHTVVRDNRTLHLRGLGSWARCLEAVRPFLGLRNGTMAAAGGVYQAPINFSNSEFYGFSEFYYCMEDVLRIGGQYDSDKYSKAATSFCATEWSTLKQRLEKKLFSQQADLDRLKYQCFKSAWTFQVLHAGFRFPGDFRSLRTAQLVYDKEVQWTLGAILYKTRFLPLRDLQAVRQSHPSWLRSSFVYNHHLFSLCLLVVVLAILLYILRLRRIHQREQRQIDTLDMLWADEGEVLLP